One stretch of Leadbetterella byssophila DSM 17132 DNA includes these proteins:
- a CDS encoding hybrid sensor histidine kinase/response regulator transcription factor — protein sequence MRWILFLLLSTSSLFAQFRKIDMRHGLSYNSVMCLLEGSDGRLWVGTREGLNLYNGYEFQVFKHKPQSPQDLSNNHINIIYEDESKNIWIGTANGLNLYQEGKFMHWLPDPKGLSNAYVKSILQKDEKTLWVGTSNGLTVVDLPTKKLTQLRLPTSEANNIISLFKSKSGRIYLGTKSGIYTYQNESFQPLPFLQNLEIRDIKEDKVGKLWIATETDGVYGIKDHVTDHWTKEDQGVISNQVRKLLVEEETIMAATLGGMYIANLKSGTFTNFSYSINDPDGLSRGSIHDICKDKFGGYWIATYSGGLNYFHRQNNLFKHYRQLPGIPNGLSENDVNGFVQANEGKIWVSTGRGLNLLDPKTGNFQHFTDVSENGLSNRIIKALAKDKEGNLWIGTYNGLNYLNAKTLQFRHYFHDPKRNSLNQNQVHALYYDADGQLWIGMNIGDLQIFDPKTQQFTSLPGIGNIISYIYEDSKGYLWLGTRAGLKCLDRKNRKLMDISNIIRGYENELLYINWILEDHQKRIWLATQGSGLFMIENQTLHWFGKDKGLSGNTINAILEDEDHRLWISTNSGISKIEYNNKILTSTDFTEVHGLQGLQFNPGSAFKSEDGTLFFGGINGFNAFRPENIVKELYFPKVHIDQIRTTSGKSPEVFRPKLGETVILSYDQRNVVIDFAGIHFIHPEGVQYRYKLDEGWIETGNHRSINFTYLPIGKHELKIQATSQAGIWGEDHTSIQIQVLPPWWRSHWAYIMYALSCMAIISLMIREAKKRNQRKMQELWRQKEQKMMERRLEFFTDISHELRTPLTLILTPLERLLNHNDLPENVSKSLHSIQRNGKKMMEMISQVLNLRRFEESQSDELYLKKEALDEFFKEILLSFRPLAIAKHIDYHFELSPIHACIDTAKMEMILQNLLSNAFKFTPEFGQVYVRLNSQDTTWILTISNTGKKLENMDHLFHRFYSNRSKENPQGTGWGLDLCKRMVTLHQGQISVQQSEKNEVFHTHFKIEIPFLQEGTEHAPEVLLEETSDLLPEEALPKTAERQILLLVEDNREIRQMIKEILSPYYQIREATDGMEGWNMAQEISPDLIISDIMMPQMDGIELCGKLKTDPKTSHIPVILLTARATVAYKQEGYETGADAYITKPFSPNLLLVRIKNLLHQRKVIRLQLQVETALEPGETLVNSIDDKILYRTREYVDKHISDPHWRIEDMSKELGLSRMHLHRKLKTLTGMTPAEFVKHIRLKKAAKILQENTISVKEVMFLVGFEDADHFRISFKEMFGAPPSEYKKH from the coding sequence ATGCGCTGGATACTGTTTTTGCTTTTGAGCACCTCTTCCCTTTTTGCTCAATTTCGCAAAATAGATATGCGTCATGGCCTCTCCTATAATTCTGTCATGTGCCTGCTAGAGGGCTCTGACGGTCGCTTATGGGTAGGAACCCGAGAGGGACTTAATCTCTACAACGGCTATGAATTTCAGGTCTTCAAACACAAGCCGCAATCCCCCCAAGATCTTTCGAATAATCACATCAACATCATATATGAAGACGAAAGCAAAAACATCTGGATAGGTACGGCTAACGGCCTTAACCTTTACCAGGAGGGTAAATTCATGCACTGGCTTCCGGACCCTAAAGGCCTTTCTAATGCTTACGTGAAGTCCATCTTACAGAAAGACGAGAAAACCCTATGGGTAGGAACCTCAAACGGACTTACGGTAGTAGACCTACCTACTAAAAAACTCACCCAACTTCGACTTCCTACTTCTGAAGCTAATAATATCATCTCCCTATTCAAAAGCAAATCAGGAAGGATTTACTTAGGGACCAAATCTGGAATTTATACTTATCAAAATGAAAGTTTCCAGCCCCTACCATTTTTACAAAACCTGGAAATCAGAGACATAAAAGAAGACAAAGTGGGAAAGCTATGGATCGCTACAGAAACAGATGGAGTTTATGGAATAAAAGATCATGTTACAGACCACTGGACAAAAGAAGACCAGGGTGTTATTAGCAATCAGGTAAGAAAACTACTGGTAGAGGAAGAAACAATCATGGCCGCCACTTTAGGCGGAATGTATATTGCGAATCTAAAATCCGGCACCTTCACCAACTTCTCCTATTCCATAAATGATCCTGACGGACTAAGCAGAGGAAGCATACATGATATTTGTAAAGATAAATTTGGAGGTTACTGGATAGCTACCTATAGCGGTGGTTTAAATTACTTCCACAGACAAAACAACCTTTTCAAACACTACAGACAACTTCCAGGAATCCCTAATGGTCTCTCCGAAAATGACGTTAATGGATTCGTCCAGGCGAATGAGGGTAAAATATGGGTTTCAACCGGTAGAGGCCTTAACCTTCTGGATCCTAAAACCGGAAATTTTCAGCATTTTACTGATGTATCAGAAAATGGCCTTTCAAACCGCATCATCAAAGCCTTAGCCAAAGACAAAGAAGGGAACCTATGGATTGGAACCTATAATGGCCTCAATTATCTCAATGCTAAAACCCTGCAATTTCGACATTACTTCCATGATCCTAAAAGGAACTCACTTAACCAAAACCAAGTACATGCCTTGTATTATGACGCAGATGGGCAACTTTGGATAGGTATGAATATCGGGGATCTTCAAATTTTTGATCCCAAAACCCAGCAGTTTACCTCTCTTCCAGGTATAGGGAATATAATATCATATATATATGAAGACAGCAAGGGATATTTATGGCTTGGAACCCGGGCAGGATTAAAATGTCTGGACCGTAAAAACCGCAAACTGATGGATATCAGCAATATCATTCGAGGATATGAAAATGAGCTTTTGTATATCAACTGGATCTTAGAAGACCACCAAAAAAGAATCTGGTTAGCAACTCAAGGTTCGGGTCTCTTTATGATCGAGAACCAAACTTTACATTGGTTTGGGAAAGATAAAGGTCTGAGTGGAAATACCATTAATGCTATACTTGAAGATGAAGACCATAGACTTTGGATCAGCACTAACTCCGGAATTTCTAAAATTGAATATAATAACAAAATTCTCACATCTACTGACTTCACTGAAGTGCATGGGCTACAAGGTCTACAATTTAATCCCGGAAGTGCATTCAAAAGTGAAGACGGCACCCTCTTTTTTGGAGGAATAAATGGATTTAATGCTTTTAGACCTGAAAACATAGTCAAAGAGCTGTATTTCCCTAAAGTCCATATAGACCAGATAAGAACTACCTCAGGTAAAAGTCCCGAGGTATTCCGTCCAAAACTAGGAGAAACTGTGATCTTGAGTTACGACCAAAGAAATGTAGTAATAGACTTTGCTGGCATCCATTTTATACATCCAGAAGGCGTTCAATACCGTTACAAACTAGACGAAGGATGGATAGAGACAGGAAATCATAGATCTATCAATTTCACCTACCTTCCTATAGGGAAACACGAATTAAAGATCCAGGCCACTTCTCAAGCCGGAATATGGGGAGAGGATCACACTTCTATTCAAATTCAAGTATTACCTCCATGGTGGAGAAGCCATTGGGCATATATAATGTATGCATTGAGCTGTATGGCCATCATATCTTTGATGATACGGGAAGCCAAAAAACGCAACCAAAGAAAGATGCAGGAGCTATGGAGACAGAAGGAGCAAAAGATGATGGAAAGGCGTTTGGAATTCTTTACAGATATTTCTCATGAGCTAAGAACTCCTTTAACCTTGATCTTAACTCCCTTAGAGAGATTATTGAATCACAATGATTTACCGGAAAATGTGAGTAAGTCATTGCATTCCATCCAAAGAAATGGGAAAAAGATGATGGAAATGATCTCCCAGGTTTTGAATCTTAGAAGATTTGAGGAAAGCCAGAGCGATGAATTATACCTCAAGAAGGAAGCATTAGATGAATTCTTCAAAGAAATCCTCCTATCATTCCGACCACTAGCTATTGCCAAACATATAGATTATCATTTCGAACTTTCTCCTATTCATGCCTGCATTGATACGGCAAAAATGGAGATGATCCTTCAAAACCTACTTTCTAATGCATTTAAATTTACTCCTGAATTTGGACAAGTGTATGTACGCTTGAACTCCCAAGATACAACTTGGATATTAACCATTTCAAACACCGGTAAGAAGCTGGAAAATATGGATCATCTGTTCCATAGATTCTATTCTAATCGCTCCAAAGAAAATCCTCAAGGTACCGGTTGGGGCTTAGATCTCTGCAAAAGAATGGTAACACTTCATCAAGGACAAATATCCGTACAGCAATCAGAAAAAAATGAAGTCTTCCATACTCATTTTAAAATTGAAATCCCCTTCCTTCAAGAAGGCACCGAACACGCTCCGGAAGTCCTGCTTGAAGAAACATCAGATCTACTACCGGAAGAAGCCTTACCTAAAACAGCCGAAAGACAAATTCTGCTATTGGTTGAAGACAATAGAGAGATAAGGCAAATGATTAAGGAAATCTTATCACCCTATTATCAAATTAGAGAGGCTACTGATGGAATGGAAGGATGGAATATGGCTCAAGAAATCAGTCCGGATCTTATCATCAGTGATATTATGATGCCACAAATGGATGGGATAGAACTTTGTGGGAAATTAAAAACAGACCCTAAAACCAGTCATATCCCCGTCATATTGCTTACGGCCAGAGCTACGGTAGCTTATAAGCAGGAAGGATATGAAACAGGAGCAGATGCTTATATCACTAAACCCTTTAGTCCTAACCTCCTTCTGGTACGTATTAAAAATCTCCTTCATCAACGTAAAGTGATCAGACTGCAACTACAAGTTGAAACAGCTTTGGAACCGGGAGAAACTTTAGTAAATAGTATAGATGACAAAATTCTGTATAGAACACGGGAATATGTAGATAAACACATATCGGATCCCCATTGGAGAATTGAGGACATGAGCAAGGAACTGGGATTAAGTAGAATGCATTTACATAGAAAATTAAAAACCTTAACCGGTATGACTCCGGCGGAATTTGTAAAACATATTCGACTAAAAAAGGCCGCCAAAATCCTACAAGAAAATACTATCAGCGTGAAAGAAGTCATGTTTCTGGTAGGCTTTGAAGATGCCGATCATTTCAGAATTAGCTTCAAAGAAATGTTTGGGGCACCTCCTTCAGAATACAAAAAGCACTGA
- a CDS encoding SusC/RagA family TonB-linked outer membrane protein produces the protein MKQAYLLWLCLFIGLHAHAQSREVSGRITDSSGESLPGVSVLEKGTNNATLSGIDGDFKIRVNSPQSVLVFSFVGMSPKEIHVGDQSKIQVSLEAAPSSLDEVVVVGYGVQKKSDIISSVVSVSTESVNKVPTNDLGEMLRGKAAGVYVTLGDAAPGSSSNILIRGSRSLTAGNAPIVIADGVPIGGINDVNPNDIASIEILKDAAAQAIYGARASNGVILITTKRAKEGKTTIDYNSFYGIQTVNRNFDVYSGEEFAQLKREAYRADNNNHYLPDDRIFTSIEQEILANKEFINWEDELLRKASTQNHNLSFATGTGKTRIYTGLNYSLREGVIPGTDFQRGTIRVNVDQYINHWLKLGANTSWQLSKNNNPGTGETLLRAVTTSPLGKIYNEDGTYRIYPTGVQESINPLLDLAEVSNTRNDRNDIMNVFLDITPLKGFSYRFNASRRSWNRKTLNYSTANSLLGFRRGGMGNGFMQFEDESEWQLENIINYQVEIQSKHHLAGTFVQSVSKKQGTSFRNSANNIPNDLLDIWGLPTAESNIPTVSASSRGLLSFVARLQYDFNHRYYLTASARADGSTVFGANNKWAWFPAMALGWNLHEEDFMEFVPKLSNLKARLSYGSVGNEAIGTYRSLSTAVQRDYLFNDVKRIGYVPGDYLPNPNLKWETSTTLNAALDFGFFNERLSGTVEYYNTRTKDLLAELSLQADIGYTRMLRNVGEVQNQGIELSVNGILVEKKDWTLSTALSFSRNRNKILSLYGEKDEFGNELDDVGNRWFIGYPKDVYYQYVPDGIWQQGENIVASHQPSAQPGDVKIKDVNGDGILNDKDRVIIKRDPKWFGTFNITNKFKGIDFSADIVTVQGTIRNNAFLYDYSSGGSLRGILNGIKVNYWTPENPGGTWPRPQESNDRTYISTLGLQDASYVRLHTLTLGYTFPNMAKWKINNLRVYATGHNLFTLTDFQSYSPEKNPNDYPEAVSVVGGIQINF, from the coding sequence ATGAAACAAGCATACCTCTTGTGGCTGTGCCTATTTATAGGATTACACGCTCATGCACAAAGTCGGGAAGTTTCAGGACGTATTACTGACTCTTCCGGCGAAAGTTTACCCGGCGTTAGCGTCCTTGAAAAAGGCACGAATAATGCCACCCTTTCCGGTATTGACGGAGATTTCAAAATTCGTGTAAATTCACCTCAATCTGTCTTGGTCTTTTCCTTTGTGGGAATGAGTCCGAAGGAAATCCATGTGGGTGATCAAAGTAAAATTCAAGTAAGTTTAGAAGCTGCGCCCTCCTCATTAGATGAAGTAGTTGTAGTAGGATACGGTGTACAAAAGAAAAGTGACATTATTAGTTCTGTGGTATCTGTAAGCACAGAAAGTGTAAACAAAGTACCTACCAATGATCTAGGGGAAATGCTTAGGGGAAAAGCAGCCGGAGTGTACGTCACCTTAGGTGACGCCGCTCCGGGAAGTTCTTCAAACATACTCATTAGAGGCAGCAGATCACTTACAGCAGGAAATGCTCCTATAGTAATAGCTGACGGAGTTCCTATTGGAGGGATCAATGATGTAAACCCGAATGACATAGCCTCCATAGAAATCCTCAAAGATGCCGCCGCCCAGGCCATATATGGTGCTAGAGCATCCAATGGGGTCATACTGATCACAACCAAGAGAGCTAAAGAAGGAAAAACTACCATAGATTACAATAGCTTCTATGGCATTCAGACCGTAAATAGAAACTTCGACGTGTACTCCGGAGAGGAATTCGCTCAGTTAAAAAGAGAAGCATACAGAGCGGATAACAATAATCATTATTTGCCTGACGATAGAATCTTTACTTCTATAGAACAAGAAATCTTAGCCAATAAAGAATTCATCAATTGGGAAGATGAACTTCTGAGAAAAGCTAGTACTCAAAACCATAACCTGAGTTTTGCTACAGGAACAGGAAAAACCAGAATATACACTGGCTTAAATTATTCCCTGAGAGAAGGGGTTATTCCTGGCACAGATTTCCAAAGAGGTACTATTCGCGTTAACGTGGACCAATACATTAATCACTGGTTAAAACTTGGTGCTAACACCTCGTGGCAACTTTCGAAAAACAACAATCCGGGCACCGGTGAAACCTTGCTTCGTGCAGTAACTACGTCACCTCTTGGTAAAATCTACAACGAAGACGGCACCTATAGAATCTATCCTACAGGTGTTCAGGAAAGCATAAACCCCCTTTTGGATCTGGCAGAAGTTTCAAATACACGTAATGACAGAAATGACATCATGAACGTATTTTTGGACATTACTCCTTTGAAAGGATTTTCCTACAGATTTAATGCCAGTAGAAGATCTTGGAACAGAAAAACATTAAACTACTCTACGGCTAATTCCCTTCTAGGATTCAGAAGAGGAGGAATGGGCAATGGATTTATGCAATTTGAAGATGAGTCTGAGTGGCAGCTTGAAAATATCATCAACTACCAAGTCGAAATCCAAAGCAAGCATCATTTGGCGGGAACTTTTGTTCAAAGTGTGAGCAAGAAACAAGGAACTAGCTTTAGAAACAGTGCCAACAATATCCCGAATGACCTATTAGACATCTGGGGGCTACCCACTGCTGAAAGTAACATTCCTACCGTGTCTGCCAGTTCCAGAGGATTGTTATCCTTCGTGGCCCGTCTGCAGTACGACTTCAACCACAGATATTACTTAACGGCCTCCGCAAGAGCTGATGGATCCACTGTCTTTGGTGCCAACAATAAATGGGCCTGGTTCCCCGCTATGGCATTAGGATGGAACTTACACGAAGAGGATTTTATGGAATTTGTTCCAAAATTATCTAATCTCAAAGCTCGTCTGAGCTACGGTAGCGTAGGGAACGAAGCCATAGGAACTTATAGAAGCCTAAGCACTGCAGTGCAAAGAGACTATCTATTCAATGACGTAAAAAGAATAGGTTATGTTCCAGGCGACTACCTACCTAATCCTAATTTGAAATGGGAAACCTCCACTACCCTGAATGCCGCTTTGGACTTTGGTTTCTTCAATGAACGTCTTTCAGGTACAGTCGAATATTATAATACCAGGACCAAAGATCTCCTAGCTGAACTTTCCTTACAAGCAGATATAGGTTATACCCGAATGCTTAGAAACGTAGGTGAAGTGCAAAATCAGGGTATCGAACTTAGTGTGAATGGAATCCTTGTAGAGAAAAAGGACTGGACACTTAGTACGGCACTTTCCTTCTCCAGAAATAGAAATAAGATCTTAAGCTTATACGGTGAAAAGGACGAGTTCGGAAATGAACTAGATGATGTGGGGAACCGCTGGTTTATAGGCTATCCAAAGGATGTTTATTACCAATATGTACCTGACGGCATTTGGCAACAAGGTGAAAATATAGTAGCCAGCCATCAACCGTCCGCCCAGCCGGGTGATGTCAAAATTAAAGACGTAAACGGTGATGGTATTCTGAACGATAAAGATCGCGTAATTATTAAAAGAGACCCGAAATGGTTTGGCACTTTTAATATTACCAATAAGTTTAAAGGAATAGATTTCTCTGCTGATATTGTAACCGTTCAGGGAACCATTCGAAATAACGCTTTCCTATATGACTACTCCTCAGGTGGTTCTTTGAGAGGTATATTAAACGGTATAAAGGTAAACTACTGGACACCTGAAAATCCTGGAGGAACCTGGCCCAGACCACAAGAGTCAAATGATAGAACCTATATCTCTACTTTGGGTCTTCAAGATGCCTCATATGTAAGACTTCATACCCTGACATTGGGATATACCTTTCCTAATATGGCAAAATGGAAGATCAATAATCTAAGAGTGTATGCCACCGGGCACAATCTCTTCACCTTGACAGATTTCCAGTCGTATAGCCCGGAGAAAAACCCTAATGATTACCCTGAAGCAGTTTCTGTAGTGGGCGGAATTCAAATTAACTTTTAG
- a CDS encoding RagB/SusD family nutrient uptake outer membrane protein has translation MMKRLNILIGTILSLTGLISCEGFLGEEPITQVSVDYIYNTPDGLESGVNALYNRMRNYNMPEGEGDPLKSVAFFIVATDLGLNRTWHTPYGPNHTPQGHPARKWTMGYQLIDRANAIISNAPKVEMLESRRNQILAQARIIRAEIYFDLIRMYDNILLDTTATTPENAFEEKVYIPADPVEVFQLIDADLEFATTHLPWTVEYGRYGKGVAHHLAGKSALWQKKWDKAASHFDAIIQDNTHDLLPKDRIAEVFGQNAKHKEALFVYVRDEITGGNDNLPGGGPTWISSFFNSRVYELSSNEMIRSVEYGGEALGWSFPNRYLRSLYDESKDLRFSTYYYPTKLIVNNPASPNFGQPLAENKYEDDFRRYHWSLKKYHDSEKKVGTNNSYKDIIYYRYAETLLLGAEAHWRLSGENANDPIALEYINQVRARAGIEPFTNFTLDTYLEESARELAFENERWFLLKRLGLLVERVNKYYEMGSNSTNIAVYPMAPHMVRMPIPQSQIDLMRTFPQNEGY, from the coding sequence ATGATGAAAAGGTTAAACATATTAATCGGAACGATATTATCCCTGACAGGGCTTATCTCTTGCGAAGGTTTCCTAGGAGAAGAACCTATCACCCAAGTATCAGTAGACTATATCTACAATACTCCCGATGGACTAGAAAGCGGTGTAAACGCCCTGTACAATCGTATGAGAAACTACAATATGCCAGAAGGTGAAGGAGACCCACTAAAGTCGGTCGCTTTCTTTATAGTGGCCACAGACCTCGGTCTTAACAGAACCTGGCATACACCTTACGGTCCAAATCATACACCACAAGGACACCCTGCAAGAAAATGGACTATGGGATACCAACTAATTGATAGAGCAAATGCTATCATTAGCAATGCACCGAAGGTTGAAATGCTAGAATCGAGAAGGAATCAAATCCTGGCACAAGCAAGGATCATTCGCGCGGAGATCTACTTCGATTTAATCCGTATGTATGATAATATCCTTTTGGATACCACTGCTACTACACCAGAAAATGCTTTTGAAGAAAAAGTATATATTCCTGCTGATCCTGTTGAAGTTTTTCAATTAATTGATGCTGATTTAGAATTTGCTACTACCCATTTGCCTTGGACGGTAGAATATGGCAGATATGGTAAAGGAGTTGCCCACCATTTGGCTGGTAAATCTGCTTTATGGCAGAAGAAATGGGATAAAGCGGCCAGTCACTTTGATGCCATTATTCAAGATAATACCCATGATTTATTGCCAAAAGATAGGATAGCAGAAGTTTTTGGCCAAAATGCCAAACACAAAGAAGCCTTATTTGTATATGTTAGAGATGAAATCACCGGCGGAAATGATAACCTTCCTGGAGGAGGACCCACGTGGATTAGTAGCTTTTTCAACAGCCGTGTGTATGAGCTTTCTAGCAATGAAATGATACGTTCTGTAGAGTATGGAGGAGAAGCATTAGGATGGTCTTTCCCTAACCGTTATTTGCGCTCATTGTATGACGAGTCTAAAGACCTTCGCTTCTCCACCTACTACTACCCTACTAAACTGATTGTCAACAACCCAGCTTCTCCGAATTTTGGTCAGCCTTTAGCTGAAAACAAGTATGAAGATGATTTCAGAAGATATCACTGGAGTCTAAAAAAATACCACGATTCCGAAAAAAAGGTGGGTACAAACAATAGCTACAAGGACATCATTTATTACCGTTATGCTGAAACCCTATTACTCGGGGCCGAAGCACATTGGAGACTAAGTGGAGAAAACGCCAATGATCCCATTGCACTTGAATACATCAATCAAGTCAGAGCCAGAGCAGGTATAGAGCCTTTCACTAACTTCACTTTAGATACCTACTTAGAGGAATCTGCTAGAGAACTGGCATTCGAAAATGAAAGATGGTTTTTACTGAAAAGACTAGGTCTACTCGTAGAGCGCGTAAACAAATACTATGAGATGGGCTCAAACTCTACTAATATAGCAGTGTACCCTATGGCTCCACATATGGTAAGGATGCCTATTCCTCAGTCGCAAATAGACCTAATGAGAACGTTCCCACAAAACGAAGGATACTAA
- a CDS encoding endo-1,4-beta-xylanase codes for MRKILILLSTLVVACGSDEKGGSNVLPESKVLKDKAKYAIGAAIKSSLFSESAYTSALTTHFSQVTAEWEMKMEPIWAGHNQYKWDGADKIINFASANDLKVHGHTLLWHRSWPQWFKSAKYDSAAFESAVKQYIQATTLRYKGKVVSWDVANEIFNDNGTLRSTDCPVFATFKDPIGFYGRCFRYVNEMDPDAILFYNDYNVVTASNKRAAIKRMITRFQKEGVPIQGIGDQFHYKVTTDKNAIKTGLADLGSTGLMVHISELDIVVNTAQSEGYEFSGNEAIKQAEMYQYIAESFESLPAAQKFGISLWGVSDKDSWLRSDWHHKEYPLLFDDYYKEKQAYKGLLSGIKQ; via the coding sequence ATGAGAAAAATACTAATTCTGCTATCTACGCTGGTAGTGGCCTGTGGTAGTGATGAAAAAGGTGGAAGTAACGTACTACCTGAAAGCAAGGTACTTAAAGACAAAGCCAAATATGCCATAGGCGCAGCCATCAAATCTTCACTCTTTTCGGAAAGTGCGTATACCTCCGCTTTAACCACCCACTTCAGCCAAGTGACTGCTGAATGGGAAATGAAAATGGAACCCATATGGGCCGGACATAATCAATACAAATGGGACGGAGCAGATAAGATCATAAATTTTGCCTCTGCAAATGATCTAAAGGTCCATGGACATACCCTGTTATGGCACCGTTCATGGCCACAATGGTTCAAAAGTGCAAAATATGATTCGGCAGCATTTGAATCTGCGGTAAAACAATACATCCAAGCTACTACACTTAGATACAAAGGTAAAGTAGTAAGCTGGGACGTAGCTAACGAGATATTCAATGATAACGGAACCCTACGGTCTACAGACTGTCCGGTTTTCGCCACCTTCAAAGATCCCATTGGATTCTATGGAAGATGCTTTCGCTATGTCAATGAAATGGACCCGGATGCTATACTGTTTTACAATGACTATAACGTAGTAACTGCATCTAATAAAAGAGCAGCAATCAAACGTATGATTACCAGGTTCCAAAAGGAAGGCGTACCCATACAAGGTATTGGAGATCAGTTTCACTATAAGGTGACAACCGACAAGAACGCTATCAAAACCGGACTAGCAGATCTAGGATCCACAGGATTAATGGTTCATATTTCAGAATTAGATATTGTAGTTAATACTGCACAGTCTGAGGGATATGAATTTAGTGGAAACGAGGCCATAAAGCAGGCTGAAATGTATCAGTATATTGCTGAATCATTTGAATCCCTTCCAGCAGCCCAAAAATTTGGAATCAGTTTATGGGGAGTCTCAGATAAGGATTCCTGGTTGCGTTCCGACTGGCACCACAAAGAGTATCCCCTACTATTCGACGATTATTATAAAGAAAAACAGGCTTATAAAGGCCTATTATCCGGCATAAAACAATGA
- a CDS encoding PKD domain-containing protein gives MKYAYILLAFIFLACEKDEAIDYSQFTPGKLEATQSVSAIKFGESVVYRDLSTKVHRRNWVFPGGNPASSTDSEVTVTYPVGGSYKAALNITFIDNQKGSVSFDVEVEKDPSKELPEYDFGKTYGLYTESPQITPGLPSIQTIDMNQFPATRITDALEGVEALRFAPTGNSDWAMAALQAKNASQINISAFKDGFYNIAMKTECQASFLLRIRSANGGNAILEFTAKGEEYGLKRDGSWHLLSIPVKDILSKDPTLNLNQITDFFLFRSSPGDVRTIDNYVFYVDHIFMSEKVEEKK, from the coding sequence ATGAAATACGCTTATATCTTACTCGCATTTATTTTCTTGGCTTGCGAAAAAGACGAAGCCATAGATTATTCTCAGTTTACTCCTGGAAAACTGGAAGCTACTCAATCCGTCTCCGCCATTAAGTTCGGAGAAAGTGTAGTGTACAGAGACTTATCCACCAAAGTACATCGCAGAAATTGGGTCTTCCCTGGAGGTAATCCGGCCTCATCGACAGACTCTGAAGTTACGGTAACATATCCTGTAGGCGGCTCATATAAGGCCGCATTGAATATTACTTTTATTGATAATCAAAAAGGCAGTGTATCATTTGATGTAGAAGTTGAAAAAGATCCAAGCAAGGAACTTCCTGAATACGACTTCGGCAAGACATATGGCTTATATACTGAATCTCCCCAAATCACTCCAGGTCTGCCATCTATACAAACCATAGATATGAACCAATTCCCCGCCACCCGGATTACAGATGCCCTAGAAGGTGTAGAAGCATTGAGGTTCGCGCCTACAGGAAATTCGGACTGGGCTATGGCGGCACTACAAGCCAAAAATGCTTCGCAAATCAATATCAGTGCATTTAAGGACGGTTTCTATAATATAGCTATGAAAACGGAATGCCAGGCAAGTTTCCTACTACGTATTAGAAGTGCAAATGGAGGAAATGCCATCTTGGAGTTCACAGCGAAAGGTGAGGAATATGGACTTAAAAGAGATGGTAGCTGGCATTTGCTCTCTATACCGGTAAAGGATATCCTATCAAAGGATCCCACTTTAAATCTCAACCAAATTACTGACTTCTTCCTATTCAGAAGCAGCCCTGGAGACGTGAGAACCATAGATAATTATGTATTCTATGTAGATCACATCTTTATGTCAGAGAAAGTAGAAGAAAAAAAATAA